In Gimesia panareensis, the genomic window GACGCACATCAGCAGGTTCATGTCGGGACGCAGGCGTTTCAAGGCAAACCAGGCTTTGGGCAAAACGAACCAGATGCCGGTCAGCATGGCGGCCAGATACTGGAGGCGGACTGCGAAAGGCATCGACCCGCCCACGGTTTCTTCTGCGCCCAGGGCAGCGGCAAAGCTGCCCGCAAGGAAGATGTGGGTGAGAAATGCCGAACCCAGCATGGCGCCGCTCACGCTGGTCAGCAGGGTTCTGCCGTGACGCTTCCAGAAAGTCGTGGAGCCTGCTTTTTTGTCAGCATCCCAGGGCTCTGCCCGCATGCCGGTCTGGCCGACGGCTGCGATGATCGCTTCGCGGGTCACCGGTTCGGCATTGACGGTGACGGTCATCCTGCGGTTGAGGATATCAAAGAACAGGTGATCTTCGCCGCCTACCAGGGGAGAAAGTTCCCGCTTGAGGATCGTGACTTCTTCGGCGCAATCCATATCCTGTATTTTGAAGACGAACTCGTTTGATTCCTGATTCATGCAGTCGGGCACTCAGAAGTAGGGAAGTTGGCGGATCAGCGTCTGTTGTTTCAATCATAGCACTTCAGGAATGCAAACAAAAACTTCGGTTATTTTTCTTCGCAAAATTCCGCAAACGGGATAAGATCCAGCTCAGATAAACAGGAATCACGGAAACCCGACTTTAACCGCGGCTGAATGGAAGGACGACGATGAGCAAGGACTACCTGGGCGCCAGGCGTAAAAAACTGATTTCTCAGATCAAACGGATGGGGGCGGAAGCATTTCTGGTCACCAGTGAAACGAATGTGACGTATTTAACGGGTTTCAGTGGGGATTCCAGTTACCTGCTGATCGGCAAAGACCAGACGATTTTGATCAGTGATGGTCGTTATACCACGCAACTGGCGGAAGAATGTCCGGGACTGGATGTTCATATCCGTAAACCGACCGAGTCGATGATCGTCGCACTGGAGCAGGTGCTGAAAAAAACGCATCTGACCAAAGTGGGGCTGGAAAGCCATGTCGTGACCTGTGATCTGCTGGAAGCGTTGAGCGGCATTACGCCAGCCGTCCAGTGGAATCCGGTATCCGGAATCGTGGAAGAATTGCGAATGGTGAAAGATGCTTCCGAGATCGAGGAGATCCGTGCGGCGGTCGAGCAGGCACAGCGGGGATATGAAGTCTTTCGTGCGATGCTGACGGATGAGATGACCGAACTGCAGGGGGCACATGAACTGGAACACGCGATGAGGCGGTTCGGTGCGCGTCAGGCTGCCTTCGATCCGATCGTGGCTGTGGGCGAGCGATCTGCTTTGCCGCATGCGATTCCGACGGAGAAGCTGATGGGCGAATCCCCGTTCCTGCTGGTGGACTGGGGAGCGATGACACAGAAAGGCTACCGGAGCGATCTGACGCGGATGATCATTCATGATCGTCCGCCGGCCAAATTGAAAAAAGTTTACAATACCGTGCTGCAGGCACAACTGGCGGCAATCAAAGCGATTCGTCCGGGAGTCCTTTGCCAGGACGTGGATCGGGTAGCCCGGGCCGTGATTGAAAAAGCCGGTTTCGGGAAACATTTCACACACAGCCTGGGGCATGGGATCGGCCTGGATATCCACGAAGGACCGCGTCTGGGGGGGAATGTGGAGACGGAACTGAAGCCGGGGATGATCGTGACGGTGGAACCGGGCATTTATCTGCCGGGCTGGGGAGGTGTCCGTATTGAAGATGATATTCTGGTCACCCGCAGCGGGCATGAGGTGTTGACCAGCGTTCCCAAGGATTATGAATCGGCGCTGTCCTGATTCTGCGAGAAGACTATGTCTATGTACATGTGGCTGATGGGCCAGCGTGCTATTTTCGATCAACAACGGAAGTTCTCTGATCGTAAGAAGTAAGAAAAACTGACGTAAGTCTCTTATTTAAAAGGGTTATGCAGGTTGAAGCTCTGCGTGATTTTATTGGAGAAACTTCCCGGTTGCGCTTGGTTTTCTCGGGGGTTTTGGCTTAGAATCTCTCACAACACAAGTCAGACAGGGTAGATAGTGCGCGCCATCAGTGAATGCGATCCCTTTCCCGGCATCAAATTGATTCTTTAAGAAACCGGAACGTATCGCTGACGGCAGTGAGCGTTGAATGCCCTCATTACAGCAGGCAAAGCACGTGCAGCTTGAGAATATGAAATAAGGTAGGTCAATGGCAAAGAACGAGGTGCCGAAAGGCGAGCCTTTCGATTTGGAAAAACTTCAGACACTGTTTGAAATGATGGAAAAGCACGGGTTGACGGAAGTCAATCTGAAGCGTGGTGATGAAACCTGGAAACTCCGTCGTGGTCCGCAGGAAACGATTTCGATGGTGCCCGCAGCGCACGCCGTTCCTCAAGCGGTTCCGCAACCTGTTGCTCAGGCTCCCGTTGCCCCGGCCCCTCAGGAAGCAGCCCCCGCTGCTGATCTGGGCCCTGTCATCAAAAGTCCGACTGTGGGAACATTTTACGCGTCTCCCAGTCCGGAAGATCCTCCCTTTGTCAGTGTGGGATCCAAGGTTGGCGCTGATACGATTGTCTGTATTGTTGAGGCCATGAAGGTCTTCAATCAGATTCCAGCCGAGATCAATGGTACCATCAGCGAGATTCTGGTGAGTGATGGTGAAGCGGTCGAATTCGGCCAGCCCCTGTTCAGAATCACTCAGGGCTGAGGCCTGTCGTCGTAGCATGGTCGCCGGTCGCGATCGGAATATCAGATGTAGGATCCTTTTACCAAGTCAAAACATATGTTTCAGAGAATACTGGTTGCCAACCGAGGAGAAATCGCACTGCGAGTCATTCGTGCCTGTCGTGAAATGGGCATTGAGACCGTAGCGGTTTTCAGTGAGGCAGATCGTGGTGCTCACTATCTCTCATTAGCTGACGAAGCCTACTGTATTGGTCCCGCTGCTGCGACGGACAGTTACCTGATGATCAATCGCATCATCAGTGCTGCGGAGATCGGCAACGTGCAGGCGATTCATCCTGGCTACGGATTTCTGGCGGAGAACGCACACTTCGCTGAAGTCTGCCGCAGTTGCAATATCGAATTCATCGGTCCTCCCCATGAAGCGATGGCCCAACTGGGCGACAAAGTTTCGGCCCGTGAAATCGCCAAAGCAGCGAACGTGAATGTTTCACCGGGAACCGAGGGACTGGTCACAGACGAAGCCGAAGCGCTGCGAGTAGCCCAGGAAATCGGTTATCCCGTGCTGATCAAAGCGACTGCCGGTGGTGGCGGTAAGGGGATGCGGGTCGCGCGGAATGACATCTCGCTGAAAGCGGGTCTGAAAGCAGCGGCTGCGGAAGCGGAAGCGGCTTTCAAAAATGCGGGCGTGTACATTGAGAAATACATCGAAAATCCACGTCATATCGAAGTGCAGATCATGGCGGATAACCACGGGAACGTGCTCCACCTCTGGGAACGGGACTGCAGTCTGCAGCGTCGTCACCAGAAGCTGGTTGAAGAGAGCCCGGCTCCGAATTTGCCGCAGTCGGTTCGCGAAGACATCTGTAAAGCCGCCTGCCGCCTGATTGAACAGGCCGGTTATACGAATGCCGGTACCGTCGAGTTCCTGGTGGGACCGGATAATCAGTTCTACTTTATCGAGGTGAATGCCCGAATTCAGGTAGAGCATCCCGTCAGTGAAGAGGTGACCGGGCTGGATCTGATTAAACAGCAGATCCGGGTTGCTGCCGGGGAAAAGCTGGAGCTGAAACAGAAGAACGTTCCCTGCAATGGCTCTGCGATTGAACTGCGAATCAATGCCGAAGATCCTGATAATGATTTTCGGGGATCACCGGGCAAGATCACGAAGCTGCGTGTTCCTGCAGGTCCGGGGGTCCGGTTTGACTCGCATATATATGAGGGCTACACCGTCGGTCCTTATTACGATTCCCTGATTGGCAAGCTGATCGTGCATCGGCCGACACGCGAGGAGTCCCTGGCGTGCATGCGGCGTTGTCTGGATGAGTTCGTCATCGAAGGGATTAAAACGACAATTCCTCTGGCGAAGAAAATCTTCAATCACTCGGCCTTTATCGAAGGTAAAGTCGATACCACGTTCATCGAACGAACCTGGTAAGCGCCGGCCGATTCAAGATCATGATCACGGATGGTTCTGTATTGTAACAGGCTCGCGGAGACTGCGTTCGCAGTCCTGCAGAGAGTCCCCTGATGTCGGAACGGATCTGGAGATTAGACCGAAGTTCGCTCATCTCAAGTTGTGGTATGGTACATTTTTGAGCCTCAGTCTCTGACCGGAGGCCTTACTTTTACGAACAGATAACAGGAAAAATAATGAGAGTTGGTATTTTAACTGGTGGTGGTGACTGTCCTGGTTTGAACCCTGTGATCCGTGGTGCCGTCCGCGTGATCTGCAATGCTGGTGGCGAAGTCTACGGTCTGCTGGAAGGCTGGCGGGGTGCCATCGAAGGCAACTACATCGAACTGGATTCGGAAAACACAGACGACATCATTTTCAAGGGGGGAACGATCCTCGGTTCTTCCCGTACGAACCCCTACAAGAATGAAGCGGAAGATGTTCCTAAGGTGCGCGAAACCTTTGAGCGTCTGGGACTCGACTGCCTGATCGCCATCGGTGGTGATGATACCCTCGGTGTCGCAAACAAGCTGTGGAACGATTACAAGCTGCCCGTGATCGGTTGCCCCAAGACCATCGACAACGACCTGAGCTCCACCGACGTGACTTTCGGTTTTGATACCTCGATCAACATCGTGATGGAAGCCGTTGACCGTCTGCGGACGACTGCGGAATCGCACCGCCGGATCATGGTTGTAGAAACCATGGGACGTCACGCCGGCTGGATCGCGCTGTTCTCCGGGCTGGCCACTGCCGCCGATTACACTCTGGTCCCCGAAGTGCCCATCGAAATGGACCGCATGGTCGAAGTTCTGAAACGACGTCGTGCCAACGGCAAGAAGTACGGGATCGTGATCGTCAGCGAAGGAGCTCAGTTCAACGAAGACGAAGGCGTTGTCACCCAGGATGGTGAAATCGACGACTTCGGTCACGTGAAACTGGGCGGCATTGGTGAAACCGTTGCCAAGATGATCGAAGACCGGACCGGTTTTGAAACCCGTCACGTGACTCTCGGTCACCTGCAGCGCGGTGGTTCACCCAGTGCAGCAGACCGCGTGCTGGGAACCCGTTGCGGCGTACACGCCGGCTGGCTGGCACTGAAGCATCACTTCGGTTACATGGTGGCGCTGCGGGGGACTTCGATTGTTCCCGTTGCTCTGGCAGACGCCGTCGGCGAGATGCGTGCCCTGGAGAAGAACTTCCTGGAAGAAGCAGAAGTCTTTCTGCAGTAGTCGACCGGACTGCCCGATTGAGACAGAGACCAGGCGCTGGCAACAGCGCCTTTTTTTATGCGCTGATGTTCAGACGCTGATGTGGCCGGCTGGAAATCAGGCAGAGACCGAATTACTTAACAATCTTATCTATTGGGGTTTCCGGGCTTTCACGCTAGCTTCGCATCCCCCTGCCTGTTTAAGATAGGGTATTAGATTCATACCAGCTGATTCAGCTTCGCCTGCCAAACTCAAATTCCACGGCACTCAACGATTACGTAATATCTTCCCGGAGGGACTCATGACGTCACAGCGCTTGTTTCGTATTCACACCTCGTTCTTTCTATCTCTGCTCTGCCTGGTGCTGGTTGCACCACAGGTGCTCCAGGCCGGCGATAAAGGTTTCAAGCCGATCTTCGATGGTAAAACCCTGAAGAACTGGGATGGCGATCCCCGTTTCTGGTCTGTCAAAGATGGGGCGATTACGGGAAAAACGACCAAAGAAAACCCGACTAAAGGGAATACATTCATCATCTGGCGCGGGGGAGAGCCCGGCGATTTCGAACTGAAACTGCAGTACAAAATCATCGGTCATAACTCGGGAATTCAGTATCGCAGCTTCCCCATCAAAGGAGCGGACAAGTGGCGGATTGGCGGTTATCAGGCCGACATGGAAGCCGGCGATAAGTACTCGGGAATTCTCTACGGCGAACGCTTCCGTGGGATTCTGGCGCTGCGGGGCCAGAAGACCGTGATTGGAAAAAATCACAAGCCCAAAGTCGTCGGTTCTGTCGGCGATACGGACGAAATTCAGAAGCACATCAAAAAAGAAGACTGGAACGACTACCATATCATTGCCCGCGGTAATCATTTCATTCATAAGATCAACGGCATTACCACGGTCGACGTGACCGACGACGATGTGGAGATGCGACGGGATAAAGGGCTGATCGCGCTCCAGCTGCACGCTGGTCCGCCGATGGAAGTTCAGTTCCGCGATATCGAACTCAAAGAATTCCCCAAAGCAGAGAAAACCTCTTCGACTACCGGCGGTAAAAAAAAAGTCGTCCTGATCGCCGGTAAAAAAAGTCACGGCTACGGGGCACATGAGCATCGCGCTGGTTGCATCCTGCTGGCAGAGGCATTGAACAACAGCGGTCTGGGGATCGAAGCGACTGTGGTTACAGAAGGCTGGCCCCAAGACGATTCGATTCTGCAGGACGCCGACTCGATTGTGATCTACTGCGATGGCGGCGGACGCCACCCCTACAACCAGCATCTGGACGAGCTCGACAAGCTGGCCAAAAAGGGCGTGGGCATGGTCAACATCCACTATGGAGTAGAAGTTCCCAAGGGGGAATCCGGCGATGCCTTCCTGCGGTGGATTGGCGGCTACTTCGAAGAATGGTGGTCGGTCAATCCGCACTGGACCGCAGACTACAAACGTCTCCCCGAGCATCCGATTGCCAACGGCGTCAAACCGTTTACGATCAACGACGAATGGTATTACCACATGCGGTTCCAGCCGGACATGAAAAACGTGCAGCCGATCCTGACAGCAGTTCCGCCCAAAGAAACACTGAAACGCCCTGATGGCGCACACAGCGGCAACCCGGATGTGCGGAAAACCATTGGTCAGCCTCAGCACATGGCCTGGGCGTATGAGCGTCCGGACGGCGGTCGCGGTTTCGGATTTACCGGCGGTCACTTTCACTGGAACTGGGGTAACGACGATTTTCGCAAGCTGGTGCTGAATGCGATCGCCTGGACGGCCAAAGTTGATGTCCCCTCCAATGGCGTGCCT contains:
- the accB gene encoding acetyl-CoA carboxylase biotin carboxyl carrier protein, whose translation is MAKNEVPKGEPFDLEKLQTLFEMMEKHGLTEVNLKRGDETWKLRRGPQETISMVPAAHAVPQAVPQPVAQAPVAPAPQEAAPAADLGPVIKSPTVGTFYASPSPEDPPFVSVGSKVGADTIVCIVEAMKVFNQIPAEINGTISEILVSDGEAVEFGQPLFRITQG
- a CDS encoding 6-phosphofructokinase, which gives rise to MRVGILTGGGDCPGLNPVIRGAVRVICNAGGEVYGLLEGWRGAIEGNYIELDSENTDDIIFKGGTILGSSRTNPYKNEAEDVPKVRETFERLGLDCLIAIGGDDTLGVANKLWNDYKLPVIGCPKTIDNDLSSTDVTFGFDTSINIVMEAVDRLRTTAESHRRIMVVETMGRHAGWIALFSGLATAADYTLVPEVPIEMDRMVEVLKRRRANGKKYGIVIVSEGAQFNEDEGVVTQDGEIDDFGHVKLGGIGETVAKMIEDRTGFETRHVTLGHLQRGGSPSAADRVLGTRCGVHAGWLALKHHFGYMVALRGTSIVPVALADAVGEMRALEKNFLEEAEVFLQ
- the accC gene encoding acetyl-CoA carboxylase biotin carboxylase subunit; protein product: MFQRILVANRGEIALRVIRACREMGIETVAVFSEADRGAHYLSLADEAYCIGPAAATDSYLMINRIISAAEIGNVQAIHPGYGFLAENAHFAEVCRSCNIEFIGPPHEAMAQLGDKVSAREIAKAANVNVSPGTEGLVTDEAEALRVAQEIGYPVLIKATAGGGGKGMRVARNDISLKAGLKAAAAEAEAAFKNAGVYIEKYIENPRHIEVQIMADNHGNVLHLWERDCSLQRRHQKLVEESPAPNLPQSVREDICKAACRLIEQAGYTNAGTVEFLVGPDNQFYFIEVNARIQVEHPVSEEVTGLDLIKQQIRVAAGEKLELKQKNVPCNGSAIELRINAEDPDNDFRGSPGKITKLRVPAGPGVRFDSHIYEGYTVGPYYDSLIGKLIVHRPTREESLACMRRCLDEFVIEGIKTTIPLAKKIFNHSAFIEGKVDTTFIERTW
- a CDS encoding M24 family metallopeptidase — its product is MSKDYLGARRKKLISQIKRMGAEAFLVTSETNVTYLTGFSGDSSYLLIGKDQTILISDGRYTTQLAEECPGLDVHIRKPTESMIVALEQVLKKTHLTKVGLESHVVTCDLLEALSGITPAVQWNPVSGIVEELRMVKDASEIEEIRAAVEQAQRGYEVFRAMLTDEMTELQGAHELEHAMRRFGARQAAFDPIVAVGERSALPHAIPTEKLMGESPFLLVDWGAMTQKGYRSDLTRMIIHDRPPAKLKKVYNTVLQAQLAAIKAIRPGVLCQDVDRVARAVIEKAGFGKHFTHSLGHGIGLDIHEGPRLGGNVETELKPGMIVTVEPGIYLPGWGGVRIEDDILVTRSGHEVLTSVPKDYESALS
- a CDS encoding DUF1080 domain-containing protein, which codes for MTSQRLFRIHTSFFLSLLCLVLVAPQVLQAGDKGFKPIFDGKTLKNWDGDPRFWSVKDGAITGKTTKENPTKGNTFIIWRGGEPGDFELKLQYKIIGHNSGIQYRSFPIKGADKWRIGGYQADMEAGDKYSGILYGERFRGILALRGQKTVIGKNHKPKVVGSVGDTDEIQKHIKKEDWNDYHIIARGNHFIHKINGITTVDVTDDDVEMRRDKGLIALQLHAGPPMEVQFRDIELKEFPKAEKTSSTTGGKKKVVLIAGKKSHGYGAHEHRAGCILLAEALNNSGLGIEATVVTEGWPQDDSILQDADSIVIYCDGGGRHPYNQHLDELDKLAKKGVGMVNIHYGVEVPKGESGDAFLRWIGGYFEEWWSVNPHWTADYKRLPEHPIANGVKPFTINDEWYYHMRFQPDMKNVQPILTAVPPKETLKRPDGAHSGNPDVRKTIGQPQHMAWAYERPDGGRGFGFTGGHFHWNWGNDDFRKLVLNAIAWTAKVDVPSNGVPSAPVTLEQLEANQDYPQPDNFNPARIKAMLSQWNQ